The Verrucomicrobiota bacterium genome contains the following window.
AGACCCGCCCCCAGCGCCTCCACCAACACCAACCCAAAAGTCTCCGCCTCCTGGCACGGATGCACGTAAACATCCGCGGCGTGCATCACCGCCCCCATGTCCTCGCGATGACCCAACACACGCACCCGGTCCGCCAGTCCCAATGTCACCGCCAGCGCCTCCACACTCCACCGCCACTTTCTCTCCTCCCGCGATCCCGCTCCCCCGGCAATCCAGTATTGCCATTCCTCCCCGTCCAAAGGCTCCTGAGCCATGGCCTCCAAGATGCGATCGTGTCCCTTCGACCGCGCCCATCGCCCAGCCTGAACCACCACACGCGCCCCCTCCCCCACCCCCAGTTCCCCACGCACTCGACGCCGGTCCGCCCACGCGTCCTCCGGATCAGACAACTCCGACGCCGGATGCAACACCCGCTTCGGGATGGTTCCGAACCATCCCGCTTCCTCCAAACGGCCCATCGAACAAACGCTGTTGCACAACACCAATCCCGGACGGCTCCGCCCAGCCCAACGATCCATCCACCGCCTTTCCGACACAAAATCATGCAGCCAGAAAACAAGCGGGGCGGGCCCTCGCTCGAGCATCGATCCAAAGTGGCAAAGCGCCCAATTGCTGTGGACCATCACCACGTCGGGGCGGGAGGCCCTTAACACTTCCCCCAGAACACGACGTCCCCAAAAACGAGTCCACGGCCATCGAGTCCGCACCGCCGACAAACGCCGCACCTCCACGCCTCGATCCCGCAGCATCGACGCGAACTGACCCTCAAAACAGACCGCAAATTCATGGCTCAAACCCGTCTTGCCCGCGTCCCGTGAAGCCAGAGTCAAAAGATGCCGCTCGATCCCCCCGAAGAGATTCCCGGATGTCACATGGAGCACCTTCACGACCTGCCTCCCCGGCTCACCTCCCCAAACACTTCCTCCAAAACGCGCACATGGGATTCCCATCCAAATCGATCCGCGCCCGCCAAGGCCTGCACGGACCACGACCGCAATCTCGCTCGATTCTGCAACGCCATTTCCAACGCATCGGCCAGTCGGTTGGCCGGGTCGGTTCCGGCATGCACCAGCCATCCATTCTCGTCATGACGCAACCATTCCGAAATCCCTCCCCGATCGAACGCCACGCTCGGCACCGCGTAAAAGGCCGCCTCCGGACCCACCATGCCGAAAGGCTCCGGCCATAAGCTCGGCACCACCATCAAGTGCGCCTTCCCCAGCATCTCGGCCTTGGCCTCCTCCCCCAACCAGCCTGTAAACCGAATCGAAAGGTGCCGGTGCCGGGATTGAATGCCCGACGCAAGACTTTCCCATGCCCCACGCGCGCTTCCATCCCCGGCCATGGTCAAGACCAACTCCTCGCCCTGCCGCTCCGCGATCCGATCCACCGCGCGCAACAACACGTCGCCACCCTTGGGAAGTTCCATTCGCCCCATGAATACAAGCCTCCACGGCGGCTAGTAATCCCGGTCCCCGCGACCCTGGACCTTCGCCTCCGGCCCAGCCGGAAAGGGCACGCGGCGAATCGGCACCCCTAACCCATATCGGGAGTACTCCCGCTCCAAATGAGCGCTGTGTGTCAGCAAGACACGCGCTCGGCGCAAGGTCTCCTGACGGTAACGCTGTTCACGGTAGAGCCGCCAGAGGGTCAGGGGATTCAACCCGCCGCAACGGCGAGGAAAATACTGAACCAAGCAACCCGGGCCAAACGGACGAGAACAAGGCTCGATCACCGGCCATCGGTGAGTCTTCGCACCGTCCACACACGCACCCGTGTACTGATGCAAAAACCACACGGTCTTCGCCCCAGCTGCCTCCCGATCCAAAGTCGCCCGCCGAAACCCGTGGGCGTAGATCAACTCGGGTTTCCACGAGCCTAGAAATGTCGCGACTTCCCCCCGGTGTTTCAACGGACCGTGCCACTCCACCCCCTTCCCCGCCACCCTTGCCCGGCTGCCTTCCGCCTCATCATTCTCGAACAAAAATGCGATCTCGGCCCCCCGCTCCCTCAGCCTCGGCACCAAGCCCGCCAGATAACGTTCCACCCCCCCGGCCATCCGCGGCGTCCAATTCGTTATCGCGATGCGCATCCCCGCGAGATCAGCTCAACCCCCTTCTCGAACCCGTTCTCCCCTCAACCCGAAGCATCCCGCTCGAACGAGTGCCTCCGCCGGGTCATGAATCCACTGGGTCATCACGCCTTCATTCAAGGTGCGGATCGCCGCGCAACGCAACGAAGAAACATCACCCTTGGAACGGCAGTTGAACGTGGTGAAGATTTGCAAAAGCCTGGATGAGAGAGGCATGACGAAGAACCAGAGGTGCATTCGGAGGTTGTCGGTGACCGGGTTGTCGTGGTCACGCAGACAGCCCCGTCTGGACAGACCCCTTCGGGATGCACGGAAGAACAAGGCCTCTCCTTGATGGATCTGGTGCGTGATTCGGAATGGGGTGATCGTCACGACCTTGCGAAGATTCCGGAAGGGCAATGGCCGTTTCAAGCATCATGCCCCAGGCAGCCCCACGCAAAAAAGCGTGGCAAGAAGTCCCCGCCTTACTACCCTCCCGCCCATGGATCCTTTGCTGAAACTCCTCGCCACCGACGCCTCGCTCAACCGCGCCCAGATCGCCGCCGCACTGCAAATGGACGAATCGACGGTGGAATCCAAAATGCGCGGATACCAAGAGGACGAAATCATCCTCGGCTACCATGCCATCCTCAACGAAGAGAAACTCGGCCTGGACCTCGTGCGCGCCGTCATCGAGGTCAAGATCACCCCCGAGCGCGAAGGCGGCTTCGACAAACTCGCCGAACGCATCGCGCGCTACAGCGAGGTCCGCTCCTGCGCCCTCATGTCCGGCGGCTACGACCTCCTCGTCGTGGTGGAAGGCGCCAACCTGCGGGAAGTAGCCAGTTTTGTCTCAGAAAAACTTGCCACCCTCCAAGGCGTTCTCTCCACCGCCACCCACTTCATGCTCAAACCCTACAAGGAACAAGGGGTCCTGATGAAAGCGGAACGGGTCGAGGAGCGCCTAGCCGTGGCTCCCTAACCTCCCGGAATTCCCACTTTACACTCGGGAACCCGAAAAGGCATGCTCCGCCGGTGTTTTCAGTGACCCTTCAGGCCGGGCGCAACCAACCCGCACCCAGCGCCTCCCCAACAAGTTCATTCGCCCCTCCGCTTCGACTTTCCGAAGCGGTTGAAAAGTCCCAACGTTACCTCCTCCGCGAGCAAAAACCCGAGGGTTATTGGGTCGGCGAGTTGATTGTCGATAGCACCCTCGTCGCCGATAAACTGGCCTACCACCATTGGGCCGGCGATACCGATCCCGAATGGCAGCGCAAAGCCGTCAACCACATCTTCGCCATGCAGCTCCCGGACGGGGGCTGGAACATCTATTACGGCGGCCCGGCGGAGGTCAATGCCACCATCAAGGCCTACCTCGCCCTCAAGCTCGCCGGCGTTCCGGTCACCGATCCGCGCATGCTCCGCGCCCGCGAAATGGCCAAGAACCTGGGCGGTGTTCCCCGCATGAACACCTTCTCCAAACTCTACCTCGCGCTGCTCGGCCTCTACCCTTGGAAATACGTCCCCACGATCCCCTGCGAAGTCATTCTCATCGGGAAATGGTTCTACGTGAATTTCAACGAGATGAGCAACTGGAGCCGGTCGATGCTCGTCCCGCTCGCCATCATCAACCATTTCAAACCCACCCGCCCGCTCAATCCCACCGTCACGCTCGACGAACTCTACCCCGAGGGCTACCACGAGCGCGACCTCGCCCTCGCCAGGGACCCCGAACTCTTCACCTGGCGCAATTTCTTCCTTGGCCTGGATCGGCTCCATAAATTCGCCGAGTGGTTCGCTCAAAATAAAATTCATCCCTTCCGGCGCCGCGCCTTGAAACGTGCCGAGGCCTGGATGCTCGAACGCTTCGAAGGCTCCGACGGACTGGCGGCCATCTTCCCCGCCATGCTCAATGCCCTCATCGCCCTCAAAGCACTGGGCTACCCCGACGACCATCCCCAAGTCCGACGGGCCGAGCGCGAACTCAAAAAACTCGAGCACGAAACCGCCCAGAGCGTCCGCATCGAACCGTGTTTCAGCCCCGTCTGGGACTCCGCCATCGTCGCCATCTGCCTCCGCGAATCCGGCGTGCCCGCCGATCATCCCGCCATGAAGAAAGCGGGTGAATGGCTCATGACCAAGGAAATTCGCTTCCGCGGCGACTGGCACTACAAGAACCCCACCCCCGTCGAACCCAGCGGATGGGTGTTCGAATACGAGAACAAATGGAATCCGGACGTGGATGACACCGCCATGGTGTTGCTCGCGCTCCGCCAAATCCCCACCGGCAACCCCGCGGCCCGCAACGAATGCTTCCAGCGCGGGCTCAACTGGATGATGACCTTCCAGTGCAAAGACGGAGGCTGGGCCGCCTTCGACAAGGATTGCACCAAGAGCATCCTCGAGAAGGTCCCCTTCGCCGATCACAACGCCATGCTCGACCCGGAATGCGCCGACATCACCGCGCGCATCCTGGAATTGCTCGGTTACGAAAAATTCGACAACCGAAATCCCCAAATCCAACGAGCGCTCCAATACCTGCGCGCTCAACAAGAGCCCGACGGGTCCTGGTACGGACGCTGGGGCGTCAATTACGTTTACGGAACCTGGCAGGTTCTGCGCGGACTCCGCGCGCTCAATCACCCGATGAACGAGCCGTGGCTTCACCAAGCCCGCGGCTGGCTCGAAAGCGTGCAAAACGAGGACGGCGGGTGGGGCGAACGCTGCAACACCTACGACGATCCCGTTTTCAAAGGCAAAGGCCCTTCGACCCCCTCGCAAACGGCCTGGGCCGTCATGGGCTTGTGCGCGTTCGACGATCCGTCCAACCCCAACCTCATTCGCGGCGTTCAATACCTCATCGACAATCAGAATCCCGATGGATCCTGGTCCGAACTCGAAACCACCGGCACCGGATTCCCGCGTGTGTTCTACTTGAAGTACGACATGTACCGGAATAGCTGGCCCCTGCTGGCCCTCGCAACCTATCGCAAGCTGCTCGATGGCCAGGCGGCACAAGTCGGCGATCCCCGCCGGACGGTTCAGAGTTGATGGACGGCATCCTGGTGACGTTTGCGCTCCCTGAAGAAGCGGCTCCCTTCCGCCAGTCCTGGCGCGCCACCGCAATCCCCAGCAGGGTCGAAATCCTCGTCGGAGGCATGGGCACGGCCCAGACCACCCGGCGAGTCCTCCGTCACATCCAGGCCACCCGCCCCGCTCTGACGCTGACCTGCGGCTTCGCCGGTGGACTGCACCCCTCGCTTCGCCCCGGCGACGTGCTTTTCCACGCCGATCCCAACGAATCTGCCGCGCCTCGCCTGCAACAATGCGGCGCCCGTCCCGCCCGCTTCCACCACGTCGAATCCATCGTGGCCACCGCCCAGGCCAAAGCCCATCTGCACGCTCAGACCGGCGCGGACGCCATCGACATGGAATCCAAACTGATTCGCGATGAATGCGCCCGCCTCGGCCTTCGATCTCTCACCCTGCGCGTCGTCTCAGATACGGCCGGCGAGGACTTGCCGGTGGATTTCAATCGTTGGACCCGTCCCGACCAGACTCTGAATCCATGGGCCATCGCGCGCGACCTGCTTGCTCGTCCCGCCCTGGTGCCCGAACTGATCCGATTGCGACGCAAACTCAACCACTGCGCCCACCGCCTCTCCAACACTCTCCTCGAATTCCTGGCCGGAGAATCATCGCCGCCCAGTCGGCAGGGCGAAAACGAAAACACAGCGACATGCTCGCCGGAGTGAGCCTGGAAATGCGGAAGGAATGTCGCCCCGAAGCCATCTCAACACTCGTGGGCTTCACCCCGCCGGGGCACGATGACCTTGGCATGGGGCTTCATTTTCTCCAGCGCCTCCGCCAAGGCCAGCGATTGCTCCTCCTCCCCGTGCACCACGAAAATCTTGCGGAGCGGCCCCGAGATCCGGCGCACATGATCCAGCAACTCGCTCCGATCCGCGTGACCCGACAAATAATCCACCAGGAGCACCCTCGCCTTCACCTCGTGCGGCTCCCCGAAAATGTTGACCGGACTCTTCCCGGAAAGAATCTGGTGCCCCAGGGTGTGCTCGGCACAATAACCAATGAATAGAATCAGGTTCTCGGGATTCCCGATGTGATTCGCCAAATGATGCCGGACCCGCCCGGCTTCCGCCATGCCTGAGGCCGAAATGATGATCGCCGGCCCTTGCAAGGTGTTGAGTTTCTTCGACTGCTCCACGTCGCGAATGTAGGTCAGATTGCCCATTTCAAACGGACTCGCCACGTCCCTCAAAAACTTGTAAGTTTCCTCGTTAAAACACTCCGGATGCAACCGGTGCACTTCCGTGGCGTTCACACTCAGCGGGCTATCCACAAAAATCGGGGCGTCCGGAAGCTTGTTTTCCCTCGAGAACTGGTTCAGCGCATACACAAATTGCTGCGTCCGACCCACCGAAAATGCGGGGACGATCACCTTGCCCCCGCGCTCCAAAGTCTGCAACGCCGTCCGCAACATCTCCGCCGCGGTGTCCTTCGATTGATGCTCGCGTCCACCATAAGTCGATTCGATCTGCAGGTAATCGACATTTTCCACCGGCTGCGGGTCGCGCAGGATCAAATCCCTGCCCCGGCCAATGTCGCCCGTGAACAAATAACGCGACCGCTGGCTTGAGGAGGGGTCGCGCAAATCCAACACCACCTGCGCCGAGCCCAGAATATGACCCGCGTCCCGGAACGTCACCGTGACCCCGTTCGCCACTCGAACCGGACGATCATAGCCGACCGCCACAAATTGACGGATCGCCATCTCGGCGTCGGTGGAAGTGTAAAGCGGCTCGACCGGAGGTTGTCCGCGCTTGGCCCTTTGCTTGGACACAAACTCGGCGTCGGAACGCTGAATGTTCGCTGAATCCTCCAGCATGATGCTCGCCAAACTCCGCGTCGCAAAAGTGCAGTAAATGCTTCCCGTGAATCCCTGTTTCGTCAGATTCGGAAGATTGCCGCAGTGGTCCAAATGAGCATGGCTGAGGACGACCGCATCCAGACTCGATGGCGCAAAAGGAAAACAACAATTGCGCTGAATCGACTCCTCCCGCCGGCCCTGATACAGGCCGCACTCCAATAAAATCTTTTGACCGAACACTTCCAACAAATACATCGAGCCCGTGGTGGTGCGAGTGGCCCCCAGGAAATGCACTTTCATGCGCGCCATTGTGTTCCCGATGGCTCGAATGTCGAGGCTGACCGTTCAAAAAACCTGTGACTTTGCGGTCTGCTTCACTCAGTATTTGCTGTGCGGGCCACCAAGCTCCACTGCGGCCGCCCAAGTCTCATGGAATCTCCTCTCCTTTCAACGGCGCGGCCTTTCCGGCTCTGCCTCCCTCGCCTTCTCCGGACCCTGCGCGACGCCCTTGCCCTATCCTCGCTGATGCTGCTCGCTTCGCTCGTTGCCACCGTGGACGCCCACAGCCAAACGGCGCCAGCCGGCGGCATCCTTCGGGAAGTTTATTAAGGCATTCCAGGTTCCACACTGTTCGAACTCACAAACGCCCCCGGCTTCCCAAGCCAGCCGTCCTCGACCAACATCATCCGCGACTTCTTCGAGGCGCCCTCGGATTTTGACGATCAATATGGCCAGCGCCTCCGCGGATTCCTTCTCCCCCCCATCACCGGCGAGTACGTCTTCGACATCGCCAGCGACGACCAGTCCACCCACTGTCCCGGGACCGCCGGGAAACCTTCGTCGAAATCCACAACCCGGGCGAAACCCCTGTCGTCCTCAGCGATTGGCGGCTCGAAGGAGGCATTGAATTCAACTTCCCCCGCGGCCTCACCCTGGCTCCCCGCAGCTACCTCGTTGTGGCCAAGGACGCCGCCCACCTCTCCACGCTCTTTACCAATCTTCATTCCACCAACCTCATCGGAAATTTCACCGGCAATCTGTCTCTCAACAACGACCGCATCTCCCTCAGCATGCCCGAATGGATTGTCGGGACGAACAACGCGGGAGGACCCGTTACCCATCTCGTCCACGTCCCCGTCGAAACCGTCGAATACCACGGCGGCGGTCGATGGGACGAAGCCGCCGACGGCGGCGGAGCCAGTTTGGAAAGATTGGACGTCCGCTCCGATCCCGCAGAGCCGTCCCATTGGGCCGCCAGCGACGAGAGATTCAGAGCACCTTGGACCACCATCTCCACGACAGGAGTTCTGGACCATACCAGCACCGCGTTCCAAGCGGATCATGTCCAAGTCCTCCTCATGGGCGCGGGCGAATGTCTTGTCGACAATATCGAAGTCCTTTCGGGCGACGACTCCAATCTCGTGGTGAACGGAGACTTCGAATCGGGGCTCACCCGGTGGACCTTGCGAGGCACCCACGCCGCTTCCCGGGTGAGCTCCGAAGGATTCAAGAGCTCACGCAGCCTGCAACTCGTCGCCTCCGCGCGGGGTGATACCGGACCCAACCAGGCCATGGTTCCCCTCCGCTCGACCATTCCCCGCGGCGCCACCGCCACGATTCGTGCCCAGGTCCGGTGGCTCCGTGGCAACCCGGAAATCCTGTTCCGTTTGCACGGGAACGGGCTCGAAGCCGCCGGGCGAATGAAGGTTCCTCCCGGTGCCGGCACACCAGGCAGCGCGAACACCCGGACCCTCGAAAACCTTGGCCCCGCGATCAGCCAGGTCACCCACCATCCCGCCCTCCCTGCCGCCGGCGAAGCCATCCGGATTTCCGCTCTGATCACCGATCCCGACCGGGTTCAATCCGCGCGACTTCTCTACCGCCTCGACCCCTCCATTACCGTTCCCTCAACCAATCTCGTCGATAACGGCACGCTCGGGGATGAAGTTGCCGGCGACGGAATTCATTCCGTCACCCTCCCTGGACAAGCCGCCGGTGTCGTCCTCGCCTTCTCGATCGAAGCCTCGGATTCCGCCTTCGCAGCCGGACGATCCGTTTTCCCCTCGGACGCTCCCCTCCGGGAATGCCTCGTCATGTTTGGAGGACAACGCCCTCCAGGCGGCTTGGGCAATTACCATCTCTGGATCACTCAAGCGACCGAGGATCGCTGGATCGACCGCGGGCCCGGCAGCAACGATTCCTTTGACGCCACGTTCGTCGATGGAAACGGACGCATCGTTTACAACATCCGCACGCTCTACAGCGGAAGCCCTTTCCATTGGCGAGCCTACAACGGCCCGCTTGGCAACAACTGCAATTACCTGCTCCAGTTTCCCAAGGATGACCTCTTTCTGGGCGCTCGCGATTTCGTCCTGAATCCTCCCTCCAATCTCGGCAACGACAACACCGCCCAGCGCGAACAAACCTTCTATTGGATCGCCAGCCAACTCGAACAACCCGTCACCCACCGACGTCAACACCGGTTCTATCTGAACGGATTCCAGCGCGGCAACCCCGCCAGCGGGTTCCTCTTCGAAGACGCCCAGCAGCCCAACGGCGACTTCGTCGAAACTTGGTTCCCATCCGACCCGGACGGCGAACTCTACAAGATTGAGGACTGGTTCGAATATGACAATGCCGCCCTCGGATTCAGCAATGTGGACGCCTCTCTCCAAGACTTCCTGACCTCGGGAGAATCCAAGAAATTGGCGCGTTACCGATGGACCTGGCGGAAACGCTCGCTCCAAAATGACGAATCGGCTCACGACTATTCTCAACTCTTCGCGCTGGTGGACGCGGTCAACGAGCCGATCGCGGCCGCTTACACGGATCGTGTAAACCAACTCGTTGATGTCGAGCAATGGATGACCGCCATCGCGCTTCGCCACGCCGTCGGTGATTGGGACGCCTACGGATACCGTCGTGGCAAGAACATGTATGCTTACAAGCCCGAACAAGGCCGATGGAGACTCCTCCACTGGGATATCGCCTTCGGAATCGGCCAGGGTGACGGTCCCACCACCGACCTCTTCTCAACCATCGAGCCCGTCGTCCGGCGCATGTTCCAGCACCCGCCTTTCCGAAAACTCTACCTCCAGGCCTTCCAACGCATCGTGGACGGCCCTTTCAATCCCGCCAATCTTGACCCCGTCATCGACGCCCGCCACGCCGCTCTCATTGGAGCCGGACTGCCCATCGCCAATCCCAATGCCATCCGATCCTTCATCCGTTCCCGACGTAATTTCATCTCACAAACGTTATCCTCCAACCAGGCCCCGTTCCAACTCACCTCCATCCCTGAATCGTCCACGACCAACCGCAGCTTCATCGAAATCACAGGCACCGCCCCCCTTCAAGTCAAAGAAATCCTTGTCAATGGTGTCTCCCATCCTGCCCGCTGGTCCTCCGTCAACCACTGGACCATCCTCACCGCACTCCAGCCAGGGACGAATGGATTGCAGTTCTCAACCTTGAACCTGGACGGCCTTCCGGATCCCACCAACAAGATCTCCATCACCATCCACTACCTGGCCTCCTCCGAAACCTCGCCTCCCACTCCGGTCATCAGCGAAATCCAATTGGGACAACTCCGCAGCCGGAGGCGAGTTTCTTGAAATCTTCAATCCCTCGTTCAGCCAGGCCTATGACCTTTCGGGCTGGAAGATCTTGGGCGCCGGAGTGGAATTCCCGGCCAGCACCATCCTCAAACCCTTGGGCTTTCTCGTGATTCCCAGGGACCCCGAGGCCCTCCGTAACGCCTTCGGCCAAGACCTCCCCATCGCCTCGCGCTTGGAAAGCCGGCTCGACGGATCAGGGGCCGTGCTTCGACTTGTTCGACCCGGGGCGGCTCCCGGTTCACCAGACTTGGTTGATGCAGTGAGATACGAATCGAACGATCCATGGCCGATCCCCAGCGTTCCGGGCGCTTCTCTCCAGCGTCTGAGCCATGAAACACCCGGCATCGGATTGCTCCCCCTCGCCTGGGGCGCCGTAAATGCACAAGCGGGCCCTGGCGATGACTGGAAGTATGTGTCGGTTTCAGGACGCCCCACCGGCTCCACTCTCTTGATTCAACTCGCCGAACTGGGAGAGGTTCTCCTCGACGAGTTCAACCTCGTCGAAGGCCCCATCCCGGGAGCGAATCCCAATCTCCTCGCCAATCCCGGCTTCGAATCCACCGGCATCTGGCAATTCGACCTAGCCTACGCGTCGAGTCTCGTCGTGGGGACGGATGCCCTCGAAGGCCGCAACGCGCTCCGCCTCTCGGCCACCGCCGCTCCGTCTTCATCCCAGGCCGTCCGCCAGTCGCTGAGGAGCCCCCTCCAATCAGGACAACTCTACACATTGAGCTTTTGGTACAAGCCGCTGCGAGGGGGGAGGCCAATTGACAGTCGGTTTCGCCAACAACTCTTTCTCCACCTCCGTCGCACTCTCCCAAGCCACCCTTCCCCTCGCCACGCCCGGAGCCCCCAACAACCTCAATCCCGCAACCGGCAAACTGGAAATTGTCGAGACTCGGTTGGATCCAGCCGGCCTCTCCATGACCTTCACTTCGTCGGCCGGAATGACTTACTTTCTTGAGGCGGCAGACCAATTGCAAGGAGCCCACTGGAGAGTGATCGGGCCTCTTGCCACCGCATCCTCCAACCGCACAACCGTCCGCGACACCCAACCCCCGCGCTCCGGCATGCGCTTCTACCGCGTCGTCCAAACCACCGGCAGCTCCTCTCCCGGCAACCGCTGATTCCATGGCTCCGTCTCCATCTCGTTATTTCCCTCCATGCCTGGCCCGGATATTTCATACTGAGCTTGAATCCGCGACAGTGTGCCGCGTGAGGTCACGCGGCCTACAATCGCGCCTGCCTCTGTGTTCGTAGGCCCCGGTGTCCTCACCGGGCGTTCCGTGCATCCCAAAGCTGCCTGTCGTGTGGCACAGGCTGCCCAGCCTGCCGTATCGCCGACGGTCAGTCGGCCCGGCGGGTGAAGAACGAGGCCCTTCCATGCTCTCCAATCGCCTGGTTCCCTTCGTCGCCCCGCAGGCTGGGCAGCCTGCGCTACAGCAGACAGGGCTGTCTGCGTTACCACGACAACCCGGTCACCGACAACCTCTGCATGCACCGCCAGGACTTTGGGGAGGGGATCTAGTCTTGCCCGACCCTGGGCCTATCAAGCAGAATAACCCTGAAAACACTTCGCACCCATAAAATATGGCACTCAGACTCGGCGATCTCGCCCCCAATTTCACCTCGGAAACCACGGACGGAACCATCGACTTCCACCAATGGCTCGGATCGAGCTGGGGAATCCTTTTCTCGCACCCTGCCGACTATACCCCCGTCTGCACCACCGAACTCGGCATGGTCGCCAAAATCAAACAGGAATTCGAGAAGCGCAACGTCAAGGTCATCGCTGTCAGCGTGGACCCTCTCGATTCCCACCACGGCTGGATCAAAGACATCAATGAAACCCAGGCCTGCGTGATGAACTTCCCCATCATCGCCGATCCCCAAAAGAAGGTGGCCACCCTCTATGACATGATCCACCCCAACGCGGACGATAAAGCCACCGTCCGCTCCGTCTTCGTCATCGGGCCGGACAAAAAAATCAAGCTCACCCTCACTTACCCCGCCAGCACCGGACGGAATTTCCTCGAAATCCTTCGCGTCATCGATTCCCTGCAACTCACCGCCCAACACAAAGTCGCCACTCCCGCCAATTGGGAAAGCGGCCAGGACTGCATCGTCGTGCCCGCCCTCTCCGACGACGATGCCACCAAACTCTTCCCCCGCGGTTTCCGCAAAGTGAAACCCTACCTCCGCTATACCCCGCAGCCGAACCAATAGCAGCGTCAACTCACAACCGCCAAAGC
Protein-coding sequences here:
- a CDS encoding MBL fold metallo-hydrolase; amino-acid sequence: MYLLEVFGQKILLECGLYQGRREESIQRNCCFPFAPSSLDAVVLSHAHLDHCGNLPNLTKQGFTGSIYCTFATRSLASIMLEDSANIQRSDAEFVSKQRAKRGQPPVEPLYTSTDAEMAIRQFVAVGYDRPVRVANGVTVTFRDAGHILGSAQVVLDLRDPSSSQRSRYLFTGDIGRGRDLILRDPQPVENVDYLQIESTYGGREHQSKDTAAEMLRTALQTLERGGKVIVPAFSVGRTQQFVYALNQFSRENKLPDAPIFVDSPLSVNATEVHRLHPECFNEETYKFLRDVASPFEMGNLTYIRDVEQSKKLNTLQGPAIIISASGMAEAGRVRHHLANHIGNPENLILFIGYCAEHTLGHQILSGKSPVNIFGEPHEVKARVLLVDYLSGHADRSELLDHVRRISGPLRKIFVVHGEEEQSLALAEALEKMKPHAKVIVPRRGEAHEC
- a CDS encoding Lrp/AsnC family transcriptional regulator; amino-acid sequence: MDPLLKLLATDASLNRAQIAAALQMDESTVESKMRGYQEDEIILGYHAILNEEKLGLDLVRAVIEVKITPEREGGFDKLAERIARYSEVRSCALMSGGYDLLVVVEGANLREVASFVSEKLATLQGVLSTATHFMLKPYKEQGVLMKAERVEERLAVAP
- the shc gene encoding squalene--hopene cyclase, whose protein sequence is MTLQAGRNQPAPSASPTSSFAPPLRLSEAVEKSQRYLLREQKPEGYWVGELIVDSTLVADKLAYHHWAGDTDPEWQRKAVNHIFAMQLPDGGWNIYYGGPAEVNATIKAYLALKLAGVPVTDPRMLRAREMAKNLGGVPRMNTFSKLYLALLGLYPWKYVPTIPCEVILIGKWFYVNFNEMSNWSRSMLVPLAIINHFKPTRPLNPTVTLDELYPEGYHERDLALARDPELFTWRNFFLGLDRLHKFAEWFAQNKIHPFRRRALKRAEAWMLERFEGSDGLAAIFPAMLNALIALKALGYPDDHPQVRRAERELKKLEHETAQSVRIEPCFSPVWDSAIVAICLRESGVPADHPAMKKAGEWLMTKEIRFRGDWHYKNPTPVEPSGWVFEYENKWNPDVDDTAMVLLALRQIPTGNPAARNECFQRGLNWMMTFQCKDGGWAAFDKDCTKSILEKVPFADHNAMLDPECADITARILELLGYEKFDNRNPQIQRALQYLRAQQEPDGSWYGRWGVNYVYGTWQVLRGLRALNHPMNEPWLHQARGWLESVQNEDGGWGERCNTYDDPVFKGKGPSTPSQTAWAVMGLCAFDDPSNPNLIRGVQYLIDNQNPDGSWSELETTGTGFPRVFYLKYDMYRNSWPLLALATYRKLLDGQAAQVGDPRRTVQS
- a CDS encoding glycosyltransferase yields the protein MGRMELPKGGDVLLRAVDRIAERQGEELVLTMAGDGSARGAWESLASGIQSRHRHLSIRFTGWLGEEAKAEMLGKAHLMVVPSLWPEPFGMVGPEAAFYAVPSVAFDRGGISEWLRHDENGWLVHAGTDPANRLADALEMALQNRARLRSWSVQALAGADRFGWESHVRVLEEVFGEVSRGGRS
- a CDS encoding glycosyltransferase family 4 protein, giving the protein MAGACRNRPGQPTGRCVGNGVAESSEIAVVVRAGLGGRGSIWMGIPCARFGGSVWGGEPGRQVVKVLHVTSGNLFGGIERHLLTLASRDAGKTGLSHEFAVCFEGQFASMLRDRGVEVRRLSAVRTRWPWTRFWGRRVLGEVLRASRPDVVMVHSNWALCHFGSMLERGPAPLVFWLHDFVSERRWMDRWAGRSRPGLVLCNSVCSMGRLEEAGWFGTIPKRVLHPASELSDPEDAWADRRRVRGELGVGEGARVVVQAGRWARSKGHDRILEAMAQEPLDGEEWQYWIAGGAGSREERKWRWSVEALAVTLGLADRVRVLGHREDMGAVMHAADVYVHPCQEAETFGLVLVEALGAGLKIVASDLGGAKEILGGGYGELVDPYRARLWREAIGRAVGGGKTVEDVERGRAHARALCDPAGVCERLLAILREHANGGNRLGK
- a CDS encoding peroxiredoxin; translation: MALRLGDLAPNFTSETTDGTIDFHQWLGSSWGILFSHPADYTPVCTTELGMVAKIKQEFEKRNVKVIAVSVDPLDSHHGWIKDINETQACVMNFPIIADPQKKVATLYDMIHPNADDKATVRSVFVIGPDKKIKLTLTYPASTGRNFLEILRVIDSLQLTAQHKVATPANWESGQDCIVVPALSDDDATKLFPRGFRKVKPYLRYTPQPNQ
- a CDS encoding glycosyltransferase family 4 protein; amino-acid sequence: MRIAITNWTPRMAGGVERYLAGLVPRLRERGAEIAFLFENDEAEGSRARVAGKGVEWHGPLKHRGEVATFLGSWKPELIYAHGFRRATLDREAAGAKTVWFLHQYTGACVDGAKTHRWPVIEPCSRPFGPGCLVQYFPRRCGGLNPLTLWRLYREQRYRQETLRRARVLLTHSAHLEREYSRYGLGVPIRRVPFPAGPEAKVQGRGDRDY